DNA sequence from the Vibrio pelagius genome:
CACGCGAGTGGCTTTTTTGTTCGAACCACGAAACCTAGGTTAGGCGGTGTTGGTATTAAGCGATGCCTTGCTCTTTTGCCATTTGCGTCGCTATCTTAGGTGCGTGCCATAAACATGGCAGTAAGATAAATGATACAGGAACAGCGGTAATCACAATGAACGACTGCAGAGCAGAAATACCGCCAGAACCCATAGAGATAAGAGCAATAGCTACCGCACCCATAACAACTCCCCAAAAGGTACGTACTGCTGCATTTGGCTCCGTTGTACCTGTCATCACGACACTTATTGTGTAGGTCATTGAGTCCCCCGTCGTTACGATGAACGTGGTAGTGAGGATAAGGAATAGAATCGCGATCAGAGTCGGGAATGGAAGTTGCGCAGTAATAGCGAGCAGCACAGCCGGAAGGTTGAAACCTTCGAATGCATCAGAAATTACGCCTGGATTTTCTAACTCAAACGCTAAGCCACTGCCGCCAACAATGCTGAACCAGAAACAGGTGACGAGGGGAGCAACGATACTAATAGAAACCATCATTTGGCGAATGGTGCGCCCGCGTGAAATGCGAGCAATGAAAATAGCCATCATTGGGCCATAACCTAAGAACCAACCCCAGAAGAATACCGTCCAGCCACCAAGCCATGTGGTATCTTGACGATAAAGTGCCATAGGGATGAAGTTATCGACCATTTCTCCCATGCCTTGCAGGTAGCCGTCTACGATAAAGCTCGTTGGACCTACAACTAAGATGTAACCGATTAAGCACACTGATAAGATGATGTTATAGCGGCTAACCAGTTGGATGCCTTTATTCACGCCACTCAATGCGGACAAGGTATACATGGCAATAGCAAACAGAATAACGGCACTTTGTGTAGCAAAGCTGTCTGAGATGCCAAACAGTTCACTTAACGCATAGCTGATTTGAAGTCCTAAGAATCCAATTGGACCGATAGTCCCAGCTGCCACAGCAACAATACTGCACGCGTCGACCACATTCCCAATCCAGCTATTAATTGCCCTATCGCCAAGCACAGGGTAAAGAAGAGTCCGAGGTTTTAGAGGAAGCCCCTTATCGTAGTGTAGGTGCATCAGCACGATAGAGGATAAGCCACCTAAGATTGCCCAAGCAAGAAAACCCCAGTGCATGAAAGACTGTGAGAGCGCGTTGAGTGCTTTAGTTTGTGGATCTGTTTCATCATAAAAAGGTGGAGCAGAAACAAAGTGGGCGATAGGTTCAGCTGCAGCCCAGAATACACCACCACCGGCAAGTAAGGTACAGAGAACTATCGACATCCATTTGAACGTGGACATTTCTGGTAGGGCAAGTGCTCCTAATCGAACTTGCCCTGTACGGCCCAGTGCTAGCACCAAACCGAGAATAAAATTGAGCAGCAAGAGCACTTGCCAATAAGCGCCGAACCACTGGGTTGAGTAGTTAAAACCGATATTGACCAGCTCAGATAAAGCTGAAGTATTGGTAAAAGCAAGAACGACAAAGAGAGTTAAAAAACTGCCGCTTAGCCAGAACACTGGGTTTCCGAGTTCTAGTTTTTCACCCAAAGATTGGGCTTTAGTGAAGTTGATAGAAGTAGATTCTGCGTTGATGTTTTCGTTGGCGACTTGCGTCAAGTTAGACATTATTTCTTCGCTATATTTGGCCGTGAGGCCTGTGTATTTCCCGCACATCTCCATTTTAAAATGTGAGGTTCGTCAAAAAAGCCGCAAATCCTAACATATCTGTCACTAGAAAGTCGGCGAATTGCAAAAAGAAATTCATTCCTTCAATAAATCTATCCT
Encoded proteins:
- a CDS encoding BCCT family transporter, producing the protein MSNLTQVANENINAESTSINFTKAQSLGEKLELGNPVFWLSGSFLTLFVVLAFTNTSALSELVNIGFNYSTQWFGAYWQVLLLLNFILGLVLALGRTGQVRLGALALPEMSTFKWMSIVLCTLLAGGGVFWAAAEPIAHFVSAPPFYDETDPQTKALNALSQSFMHWGFLAWAILGGLSSIVLMHLHYDKGLPLKPRTLLYPVLGDRAINSWIGNVVDACSIVAVAAGTIGPIGFLGLQISYALSELFGISDSFATQSAVILFAIAMYTLSALSGVNKGIQLVSRYNIILSVCLIGYILVVGPTSFIVDGYLQGMGEMVDNFIPMALYRQDTTWLGGWTVFFWGWFLGYGPMMAIFIARISRGRTIRQMMVSISIVAPLVTCFWFSIVGGSGLAFELENPGVISDAFEGFNLPAVLLAITAQLPFPTLIAILFLILTTTFIVTTGDSMTYTISVVMTGTTEPNAAVRTFWGVVMGAVAIALISMGSGGISALQSFIVITAVPVSFILLPCLWHAPKIATQMAKEQGIA